In Mangifera indica cultivar Alphonso chromosome 1, CATAS_Mindica_2.1, whole genome shotgun sequence, a single genomic region encodes these proteins:
- the LOC123227682 gene encoding oxysterol-binding protein-related protein 1C-like isoform X3, with amino-acid sequence MRPFCCVSTATDRNSTISPPPQTTLTELLNMPSSGTTTPYRSLSATPTNLSRGSSLTQHHNAMSENGNLMRRSFTLNSVFGMESSMREKGMVLVDQQGISGILFKWVNYGRGWRPRWFVLKDGVLSYYKLHGSNKIVVNKETEKGSKVIGEVSMRMMSRHVTSQLRNRKPVGEIHLKVASIRESKSDDRRFSIFTGTKRMHLRAEGREDRVTWVEALQAVKELFPRMSNSELIAPVEKADVSTDKLRQRLLEEGVNEDAIQDIEHIMKTEFSVLYNQLVVLKQRQVLLLDTLRHLETEKVDLENTLVDESQRQLKEQEASSRLRKEKGSAEGSASESDDDHDRQDLVDEETDDDDNAFFDTRDFLSSSSIRSNGSDYHQSPFDSDDEDAFGCEDGSDPCMRSIGSDYPFVRRRNKLPDPFEKEKGVSLWSLIKDNIGKDLTKVCLPVYFNEPLSSLQKCFEDLQYSYLIDRAYEWGKMGNSLMRILNVAAFAVSGYASTDGRNCKPFNPLLGETYEADYPDKGLRFFSEKVSHHPMIVACHCEGSGWKFWGDSNLKSKFWGRSIQLDPVGVLTVEFDDGEVFQWSKVTTSIYNLILGKLYCDHYGTMRIEGNREYSCKLKFKEQSIMDRNPHQVQGVVQDRNGRTVATLFGKWDESMHYINGDGSGKGKSEPQLLWKQSKPPKYQTRYNFTRFAITLNELTPGLKEKLPPTDSRLRPDQRCLENGEYEMANSEKLRLEEKQRQARKMQERGWKPRWFAKEKSSETYRYIGGYWEAKEKGNWESCPDIFGQHHYTDKIFD; translated from the exons ATGCGTCCATTCTGCTGCGTCTCCACTGCGACGGATCGGAATTCAACGATTTCTCCTCCTCCACAGACAACCTTGACAGAACTTCTCAACATGCCGTCTTCAGGGACAACGACGCCGTATCGATCGCTATCCGCCACTCCTACGAATCTGAGCCGCGGATCATCGTTGACGCAACATCACAATGCCATGTCGGAGAACGGCAACTTGATGAGGCGATCGTTCACATTGAATTCGGTGTTTGGAATGGAGTCCTCGATGAGAGAAAAGGGCATGGTGCTGGTGGATCAGCAGGGCATTTCgggaattttatttaaatgggtGAATTACGGGCGAGGATGGCGCCCCCGTTGGTTCGTTTTGAAAGATGGagttttatcttattataaacTACACGGTTCTAATAAGATCGTTGTTAATAAAGAAACGGAGAAAGGATCAAAGGTCATCGGCGAAGTCTCGATGAGAATGATGTCGCGCCACGTCACCAGCCAATTGCGTAATCGAAAGCCTGTGGGAGAAATCCATTTAAAG GTGGCATCAATTAGAGAGAGTAAGTCAGATGATAGGaggttttcaatatttactgGAACAAAGAGGATGCATTTGAGGGCAGAGGGTAGGGAAGATAGAGTGACATGGGTAGAAGCTTTGCAGGCAGTGAAGGAGTTGTTTCCAAGAATGTCAAACAGTGAGTTGATTGCACCTGTGGAAAAAGCAGATGTTTCAACTGATAAACTGAGGCAGAGATTGTTAGAAGAGGGGGTGAATGAGGATGCCATTCAGGATATTGAGCACATAATGAAAACTGAATTTTCTGTGCTTTATAACCAGCTTGTGGTCCTCAAGCAGAGGCAGGTGTTGCTTCTTGACACTTTGCGTCATTTGGAG ACTGAAAAGGTTGATTTGGAGAATACACTTGTTGATGAAAGCCAAAGGCAACTAAAAGAGCAAGAAGCTTCCTCTAGgctaaggaaagaaaagggcaGCG CTGAAGGAAGTGCAAGTGAATCTGATGATGACCATGATAGACAAGATCTCGTAGATGAAGAAACAGATGATGATGACAATGCATTCTTTGATACCCGAGATTTTCTTTCTTCGAGTTCTATTAGGAGCAATGGATCTGACTATCATCAATCACCATTTGATTCTGATGATGAAGATGCTTTTGGTTGTGAAGATGGCTCTGACCCTTGCATGAGATCCATTGGATCTGACTACCCTTTTGTTAGGCGGCGCAACAAATTGCCTGACCCATTTGAAAAAGAGAAGGGAGTCAGTCTTTGGTCGTTGATCAAAGATAATATTGGGAAGGATCTAACCAAAGTATGCCTTCCAGTTTATTTTAATGAGCCCCTTTCTTCTTTACAGAAGTGTTTTGAAGATCTGCAGTATTCTTATCTTATTGACCGAGCCTATGAATGGGGTAAAATG GGCAACAGTCTTATGAGGATACTGAATGTAGCAGCATTTGCAGTATCGGGGTATGCTTCTACTGATGGAAGAAACTGCAAGCCATTCAACCCATTATTGGGTGAGACATATGAAGCAGATTATCCAGATAAAGGCCTTCGGTTTTTCTCTGAGaag GTTAGTCATCATCCAATGATTGTTGCATGCCACTGTGAGGGGTCTGGCTGGAAATTTTGGGGTGACAgcaatttaaaaagtaaattttgggGTCGCTCCATTCAGCTTGATCCTGTTGGTGTATTGACTGTGGAATTTGATGATGGAGAAGTTTTTCAATGGAGCAAG GTAACGACATCCATTTACAACCTCATTTTAGGAAAACTCTATTGTGATCACTATGGTACAATGCGAATAGAGGGAAATCGTGAGTACTCATGTAAGCTAAAATTCAAGGAACAATCAATCATGGATAGAAATCCTCACCAG GTACAAGGTGTAGTTCAAGATAGAAATGGTAGAACAGTGGCAACATTGTTTGGAAAATGGGATGAGAGCATGCACTATATAAACGGTGATGGTTCTGGAAAAGGAAAGTCAGAACCCCAGTTGCTTTGGAAGCAAAGCAAACCACCTAAATATCAAACAAGATATAACTTTACACGCTTTGCCATCACTTTAAACGAGCTTACACCTGGGCTTAAG GAGAAATTGCCACCAACAGATTCTAGACTCCGACCAGACCAAAGATGCTTGGAAAATGGTGAATATGAAATGGCCAATTCAGAGAAGCTGCGACTAGAAGAGAAACAGCGGCAG GCACGGAAGATGCAAGAGAGGGG
- the LOC123227682 gene encoding oxysterol-binding protein-related protein 1C-like isoform X2 gives MRPFCCVSTATDRNSTISPPPQTTLTELLNMPSSGTTTPYRSLSATPTNLSRGSSLTQHHNAMSENGNLMRRSFTLNSVFGMESSMREKGMVLVDQQGISGILFKWVNYGRGWRPRWFVLKDGVLSYYKLHGSNKIVVNKETEKGSKVIGEVSMRMMSRHVTSQLRNRKPVGEIHLKVASIRESKSDDRRFSIFTGTKRMHLRAEGREDRVTWVEALQAVKELFPRMSNSELIAPVEKADVSTDKLRQRLLEEGVNEDAIQDIEHIMKTEFSVLYNQLVVLKQRQVLLLDTLRHLETEKVDLENTLVDESQRQLKEQEASSRLRKEKGSAEGSASESDDDHDRQDLVDEETDDDDNAFFDTRDFLSSSSIRSNGSDYHQSPFDSDDEDAFGCEDGSDPCMRSIGSDYPFVRRRNKLPDPFEKEKGVSLWSLIKDNIGKDLTKVCLPVYFNEPLSSLQKCFEDLQYSYLIDRAYEWGKMGNSLMRILNVAAFAVSGYASTDGRNCKPFNPLLGETYEADYPDKGLRFFSEKVSHHPMIVACHCEGSGWKFWGDSNLKSKFWGRSIQLDPVGVLTVEFDDGEVFQWSKVTTSIYNLILGKLYCDHYGTMRIEGNREYSCKLKFKEQSIMDRNPHQVQGVVQDRNGRTVATLFGKWDESMHYINGDGSGKGKSEPQLLWKQSKPPKYQTRYNFTRFAITLNELTPGLKEKLPPTDSRLRPDQRCLENGEYEMANSEKLRLEEKQRQARKMQERGWKPRWFAKEKSSETYRYIGGYWEAKEKDGDGRLEECPGAAQVSLSNHHLSSLPSVLSLRVVLFRSLTHCQSI, from the exons ATGCGTCCATTCTGCTGCGTCTCCACTGCGACGGATCGGAATTCAACGATTTCTCCTCCTCCACAGACAACCTTGACAGAACTTCTCAACATGCCGTCTTCAGGGACAACGACGCCGTATCGATCGCTATCCGCCACTCCTACGAATCTGAGCCGCGGATCATCGTTGACGCAACATCACAATGCCATGTCGGAGAACGGCAACTTGATGAGGCGATCGTTCACATTGAATTCGGTGTTTGGAATGGAGTCCTCGATGAGAGAAAAGGGCATGGTGCTGGTGGATCAGCAGGGCATTTCgggaattttatttaaatgggtGAATTACGGGCGAGGATGGCGCCCCCGTTGGTTCGTTTTGAAAGATGGagttttatcttattataaacTACACGGTTCTAATAAGATCGTTGTTAATAAAGAAACGGAGAAAGGATCAAAGGTCATCGGCGAAGTCTCGATGAGAATGATGTCGCGCCACGTCACCAGCCAATTGCGTAATCGAAAGCCTGTGGGAGAAATCCATTTAAAG GTGGCATCAATTAGAGAGAGTAAGTCAGATGATAGGaggttttcaatatttactgGAACAAAGAGGATGCATTTGAGGGCAGAGGGTAGGGAAGATAGAGTGACATGGGTAGAAGCTTTGCAGGCAGTGAAGGAGTTGTTTCCAAGAATGTCAAACAGTGAGTTGATTGCACCTGTGGAAAAAGCAGATGTTTCAACTGATAAACTGAGGCAGAGATTGTTAGAAGAGGGGGTGAATGAGGATGCCATTCAGGATATTGAGCACATAATGAAAACTGAATTTTCTGTGCTTTATAACCAGCTTGTGGTCCTCAAGCAGAGGCAGGTGTTGCTTCTTGACACTTTGCGTCATTTGGAG ACTGAAAAGGTTGATTTGGAGAATACACTTGTTGATGAAAGCCAAAGGCAACTAAAAGAGCAAGAAGCTTCCTCTAGgctaaggaaagaaaagggcaGCG CTGAAGGAAGTGCAAGTGAATCTGATGATGACCATGATAGACAAGATCTCGTAGATGAAGAAACAGATGATGATGACAATGCATTCTTTGATACCCGAGATTTTCTTTCTTCGAGTTCTATTAGGAGCAATGGATCTGACTATCATCAATCACCATTTGATTCTGATGATGAAGATGCTTTTGGTTGTGAAGATGGCTCTGACCCTTGCATGAGATCCATTGGATCTGACTACCCTTTTGTTAGGCGGCGCAACAAATTGCCTGACCCATTTGAAAAAGAGAAGGGAGTCAGTCTTTGGTCGTTGATCAAAGATAATATTGGGAAGGATCTAACCAAAGTATGCCTTCCAGTTTATTTTAATGAGCCCCTTTCTTCTTTACAGAAGTGTTTTGAAGATCTGCAGTATTCTTATCTTATTGACCGAGCCTATGAATGGGGTAAAATG GGCAACAGTCTTATGAGGATACTGAATGTAGCAGCATTTGCAGTATCGGGGTATGCTTCTACTGATGGAAGAAACTGCAAGCCATTCAACCCATTATTGGGTGAGACATATGAAGCAGATTATCCAGATAAAGGCCTTCGGTTTTTCTCTGAGaag GTTAGTCATCATCCAATGATTGTTGCATGCCACTGTGAGGGGTCTGGCTGGAAATTTTGGGGTGACAgcaatttaaaaagtaaattttgggGTCGCTCCATTCAGCTTGATCCTGTTGGTGTATTGACTGTGGAATTTGATGATGGAGAAGTTTTTCAATGGAGCAAG GTAACGACATCCATTTACAACCTCATTTTAGGAAAACTCTATTGTGATCACTATGGTACAATGCGAATAGAGGGAAATCGTGAGTACTCATGTAAGCTAAAATTCAAGGAACAATCAATCATGGATAGAAATCCTCACCAG GTACAAGGTGTAGTTCAAGATAGAAATGGTAGAACAGTGGCAACATTGTTTGGAAAATGGGATGAGAGCATGCACTATATAAACGGTGATGGTTCTGGAAAAGGAAAGTCAGAACCCCAGTTGCTTTGGAAGCAAAGCAAACCACCTAAATATCAAACAAGATATAACTTTACACGCTTTGCCATCACTTTAAACGAGCTTACACCTGGGCTTAAG GAGAAATTGCCACCAACAGATTCTAGACTCCGACCAGACCAAAGATGCTTGGAAAATGGTGAATATGAAATGGCCAATTCAGAGAAGCTGCGACTAGAAGAGAAACAGCGGCAG GCACGGAAGATGCAAGAGAGGGG